CCGCGCCGGGCTCGTCGAGCCGGTCGCCGTCGCGGTGCGCGCGGTCCGCCGATCCGGGCTGGGTCCGGGCGACCGGGTGCACGTCGTCGGCGCCGGGCCGATCGGCTGCCTGGTCGGCCTCGTGGCGCAGCGGGCGGGTGCGGACGTCACCGTCGCCGAACCCGCGCCCGCCCGCGCCGACGCGGCCGCCGCCCTCGGGCTGCGCACCGTCGACCCCGCGGACCGGCGCCCGGAGCACGACGTCGTCCTCGACGCCACGGGGACGCCGCGCGTGTCGGCGTCGGTCTGCGACTGGGTGCGGCCCGGCGGCACGCTGGTAGTGGTCGGCGCCTACCCGCCGCAGCCGCCGCCGTTCGACCTGCTGCGGGTGATGTTCGCGGAGCTGACCGTCCTCGGCACCCGCATCTACGACCACGAGGACATCCACGCCGCGATCGAGCTGCTCGACCGCGATCCCGGTCGCGTCCCCGATGTCGTCACCCGCACCGTCCCGCTCGCCGACGCCGTCGCCGCGGTGGCCGACCTGCGGGCCGGCCGCGCCATGAAGATCCTGCTCGACCCGAAGGAGTGACCCGCCCGTGCGCATCGCCGCCGTCGACGTCATCGTCACGTGCCCCGGCCGCAACTACGTCATCGTCAAGATCACGACCGACGACGGTGTCGTGGGATGGGGTGACGCCACGCTGAACGGTCGGGAGCAGTCAGTCGTCGCCTACCTGCGCGAGCACGTGGCGCCGCTGCTCGTCGGCCGGGACGCCACCCGCATCTCCGACATCTGGCAGTACCTGTACCGCGGCTCCTACTGGCGCCGCGGCAGCGTCGCCGCCACCGCCATCGGCGGAGTGGACATCGCGCTGTGGGACATCGCCGGCAAGGTCGCCGGGCTGCCCGTCTACCGGTTGCTCGGGGGCCGCGCCCGCGACGGCGTGACCATTTACGGTCACGCCAGCGGCACCGACATCGACGGCGCGGTCGCCGACGTCGGCGACTTCCTCGCCCGCGGCTACCGCGCGGTGCGGGTGCAGGCGCTCGTGCCCGGCCTGACGTCCAACTACGGGCTGCGCCACGGCACCGGCCTCACCTACGAACCCGCCGCGGGCGAGCTGCCGGACGAGGAGACCTGGGACTCCGCCGCGTACCTCGACTTCGTGCCCGGCCTGATGAAGCGGGTGCGCGAGGAGCACGGCTACGGCTTCCACCTGCTGCACGACGTCCACCACCGGCTGTCGGCCAACGAGGCCGCGCAGCTCGGCCGCAGCCTCGAGCCGTACCGGATGTTCTGGATGGAGGACCCGACCCCGGCCGAGGACCAGGCCGCGTTCCGGCTCATCCGCTCACGCACCACGACGCCGATCGCCGTCGGCGAGATCTTCTCCGGCATCTGGGACTGCCAGCTCTTGATCAGCGAGCGGCTCATCGACTACATCCGCGTCGCCGTGCCCCACGCCGGCGGCATCACCCACACCCGCCGTATCTGGGACCTCGCCGACCTCTACGGCGTGCGGACCGGGTCGCACG
This portion of the Jatrophihabitans endophyticus genome encodes:
- a CDS encoding zinc-dependent alcohol dehydrogenase encodes the protein MSRGLVWAGGTEAAVRDVPALEPRDGWVRVDVAVAGLCGSDLHVLAGEHVRARPGIVLGHEFAGRLAEATTDLPAGTPVFVDPQVRCGRCDACRRGLRTVCAALTAVGIDYPGAASPQTLVPVENVYALPPSLELTRAGLVEPVAVAVRAVRRSGLGPGDRVHVVGAGPIGCLVGLVAQRAGADVTVAEPAPARADAAAALGLRTVDPADRRPEHDVVLDATGTPRVSASVCDWVRPGGTLVVVGAYPPQPPPFDLLRVMFAELTVLGTRIYDHEDIHAAIELLDRDPGRVPDVVTRTVPLADAVAAVADLRAGRAMKILLDPKE
- the manD gene encoding D-mannonate dehydratase ManD; its protein translation is MRIAAVDVIVTCPGRNYVIVKITTDDGVVGWGDATLNGREQSVVAYLREHVAPLLVGRDATRISDIWQYLYRGSYWRRGSVAATAIGGVDIALWDIAGKVAGLPVYRLLGGRARDGVTIYGHASGTDIDGAVADVGDFLARGYRAVRVQALVPGLTSNYGLRHGTGLTYEPAAGELPDEETWDSAAYLDFVPGLMKRVREEHGYGFHLLHDVHHRLSANEAAQLGRSLEPYRMFWMEDPTPAEDQAAFRLIRSRTTTPIAVGEIFSGIWDCQLLISERLIDYIRVAVPHAGGITHTRRIWDLADLYGVRTGSHGPGDVSPIGIAAALHLDLVAPNFGIQEYMGHLDPAGEVFRAGYSYGEGMLDLGDAPGIGVEVDEDAAARYPYSPKYLPVARLADGSMHDW